A region from the Branchiostoma lanceolatum isolate klBraLanc5 chromosome 2, klBraLanc5.hap2, whole genome shotgun sequence genome encodes:
- the LOC136428035 gene encoding cytosolic carboxypeptidase-like protein 5 isoform X2 — protein sequence MEVRCGGLLFTSKFDSGNLARVERCCRDDSDEGGGPGGSPLTPDFEFNVWTKPDAAGTPHENGNRSWFHFGVRGYPPGKLLKINIMNMNKQGKLYSQGMTPLYKTIPHQPKWQRIRDKPTYETDNGNFILSFTHRFAETRGGTTYFTFCYPWSYTECQERLTQLDEKFSACKDLDPKSTPDCLYYKRELVTLSIDKNRIDLITITSCHGMLDEREPRLEKLFPEKDEPRPHKFKGKRVFFLSSRVHPGETPASFVFNGFLDFILREEDPRARQLRKQYVFKLIPLLNPDGVARGHYRTDQRGVNLNRMYLTPDPVLHPSVFAAKSILIYHHVHNRVVQPTNSPRHENSRIQPSPSQAKDNSANERRTQNGTTETSTSDKENLDENRPTVGESEEISPQTSGENLCDQTRKMSIADQESQCSSPEHDVKDGSIQQSSSDSSMWTSDSSASISVTEKDVEFYRSIPHNESGVAFYVDLHGHASKRGCFIYGNHFDNDMEAVECMLFPKLISLNSAHFDFPGCNFTEKNMYTKDKRDGMSKEGSGRVAMYKTIGIIHSYTLECNYNMGRMTNCIAAATMDNGRATPPPMAGFPPKYTPEHFEEVGRAMAIAALDITDTNPWSRIAHSEHTCVYNLRQWMHRYVRSLRGAPPMPRRMARVTSKTSSMIASATGHPPSTSLTRQLSNSDSSSVGGSPVRVPNQATARNQALNTGRNPPQPPIRRNPPGVSKPLAPVKVSPHPPVKCLPMKPVTMYSQPSGMCVNILTDQLPVVRLRYTKTERLRRQRTMAIAGNIQSSTSTTATSVSPTSRSPTHPVTLTLTTSPTVPTTNILSTPVTSTTHHVHIGKAANAVTHYIHIGSSSAGHNTSAPQQTTVALDPATMSNVYKISAGGFSPRGATPQYVTTMTSSILPISVVNPSVMYGPMQLTSISKGTMQGSVRRRESCNSAERRKLGQLKYSHSLDSSLMDEQLLHLSQSSPQSTQTSPTSVLGTTTAMVAPPLTSANRTASRADSRITLNMPTATPSFQPAENRSQTEQPVNKPPLPSQQDQQAQGNSSFKRQAGRPVRSGKNRSTSHSPSGNKGRRNASGSDSDMERKRPKRRGKLLRRKARGKKMSDVPVQEDQESIPVEGTAIQLDGNKGKGMSDAPVQVDPASIPIEGAAVHLLPQQEKLSPRGPVDGGDSAVGGGRAGRDQNVVSCEVVDLNSIKGPSRGKGNTYWIDF from the exons ATGGAAGTCCGCTGTGGAGGCCTGCTCTTCACCTCCAAATTTGACTCAG GAAACCTTGCCCGTGTGGAGCGATGCTGTCGTGACGACTCTGATGAAGGCGGGGGCCCAGGGGGCAGCCCACTCACACCTGACTTTGAGTTCAACGTGTGGACCAAGCCCGACGCTGCAGGAACACCCCATGAAAATGGCAACAG GTCATGGTTCCATTTTGGGGTCAGAGGTTACCCGCCGGGAAAGTTGCTCAAGATCAACATCATGAACATGAACAAGCAGGGGAAGCTGTACAGTCAGGGGATGACCCCCCTCTACAAAACCATCCCACATCAACCCAAGTGGCAGAGGATAAGGGACAAACCCACCTACGAG ACGGATAATGGCAATTTCATCCTGTCCTTTACGCACCGGTTTGCTGAGACACGAGGAGGAACCACATACTTCACGTTCTGCTACCCTTGGTCTTACACCGAGTGCCAAGAAAGACTGACTCAGCTCGATGAAAAGTTCTCAGCCTGCAAAGACCTGGATCCCAAAAG TACCCCAGACTGTCTGTACTACAAACGCGAGCTGGTCACCCTCTCCATAGACAAGAACCGCATCGATCTCATCACCATCACGTCCTGCCACGGCATGCTGGACGAACGGGAGCCGCGGCTGGAAAAACTCTTCCCGGAGAAGGATGAACCACGCCCACACAAGTTCAAGGGCAAGAGG GTGTTTTTCCTGAGTAGCCGGGTGCACCCAGGGGAAACTCCCGCCAGTTTCGTCTTTAACGGTTTCCTGGACTTCATCCTCCGGGAAGAAGACCCAAGGGCACGACAGCTGCGCAAGCAGTACGTCTTCAAACTCATCCCCCTGCTCAACCCAGACGGGGTGGCTCGAGGACACTACAG GACTGACCAGCGTGGGGTGAATCTAAACCGGATGTACCTCACCCCCGACCCTGTGTTACACCCTTCTGTGTTTGCTGCTAAGTCCATTCTCATCTACCACCATGTCCACAACCGTGTCGTCCAGCCCACAAACTCACCCAGGCACGAAAACTCTAGAATTCAGCCAAGTCCCTCCCAAGCCAAAGATAACAGTGCCAATGAGCGAAGGACTCAAAATGGGACGACTGAAACCAGCACCAGTGATAAAGAGAATCTTGATGAAAATAGACCAACTGTAGGAGAGTCTGAAGAAATCAGTCCACAGACTTCCGGTGAAAATCTGTGTGACCAGACTCGCAAGATGAGTATAGCCGACCAAGAGTCTCAATGTAGTAGTCCCGAACACGATGTGAAAGATGGGTCCATACAGCAAAGTTCCTCGGACAGTAGCATGTGGACCAGCGACAGTTCGGCCAGTATTAGTGTTACGGAAAAGGACGTGGAGTTTTACCGCTCTATCCCGCACAACGAGAGCGGAGTCGCGTTCTATGTGGACCTGCACGGTCATGCGTCAAAGCGAGGCTGCTTCATATACGGGAACCACTTTGACAACGACATGGAGGCTGTGGAATGTATGCTGTTTCCCAAGTTGATCTCACTCAACAGCGCACATTTTGACTTTCCAG GGTGCAATTTCACAGAGAAGAATATGTACACCAAAGACAAGAGAGATGGCATGTCCAAGGAGGGAAGTGGCAGAGTGGCCATGTACAAAACAATAGGCATCAtacatag CTATACACTGGAGTGTAACTATAACATGGGCCGAATGACCAACTGTATCGCTGCGGCGACCATGGACAACGGCCGTGCCACACCTCCCCCCATGGCTGGCTTCCCTCCTAAATACACGCCTGAACACTTTGAAGAG GTGGGAAGAGCCATGGCCATAGCAGCCCTGGATATCACCGACACAAACCCCTGGTCGCGTATTGCTCACTCTGAGCACACCTGTGTCTACAACCTCCGCCAATGGATGCACCGCTACGTACGCAGTCTACGCGGGGCTCCCCCCATGCCGCGTAGGATGGCCCGTGTCACCTCGAAAACATCGAG tatgATTGCCTCAGCAACTGGACACCCCCCCTCCACCAGCCTGACCCGTCAGCTGTCCAACAGTGACAGCAGTAGTGTCGGAGGCAGCCCCGTCCGCGTCCCCAACCAGGCTACGGCACGGAACCAGGCCCTGAACACGGGCAGGAACCCTCCCCAACCCCCCATCAGGAGGAACCCCCCGGGGGTCAGCAAACCCCTCGCTCCTGTTAAAG TCTCTCCCCACCCACCTGTTAAGTGCCTCCCCATGAAGCCTGTTACCATGTACAGCCAGCCATCCGGCATGTGTGTCAATATACTGACAGACCAGCTCCCAGTGGTCAGGCTACGAT ACACCAAGACGGAACGCCTCCGACGCCAACGCACAATGGCCATCGCGGGAAATATCCAGAGCTCTACCTCCACGACAGCGACAAGCGTTAGCCCGACCTCACGTTCGCCAACCCACCCCGTCACCCTCACCCTTACAACCTCCCCCACCGTGCCAACCACGAACATACTCTCCACCCCTGTCACCTCCACAACACATCATGTGCACATAGGGAAGGCTGCCAACGCTGTCACACATTATATCCACATCGGAAGCAGTAGTGCGGGTCATAACACAAGTGCGCCTCAGCAGACCACAGTTGCCCTTGATCCTGCTACGATGTCGAACGTGTACAAAATATCAGCGGGCGGTTTCTCCCCAAGGGGGGCGACTCCACAGTATGTGAcgacaatgacgtcatcaatactGCCCATCAGTGTAGTAAACCCATCGGTAATGTATGGACCCATGCAGCTGACAAGTATATCAAAAGGTACTATGCAAGGCTCTGTTCGAAGACGGGAAAGCTGCAACAGTGCGGAGAGAAGGAAGCTCGGACAGCTGAAGTATTCCCACTCCTTGGACAGCTCCTTGATGGATGAGCAGCTTCTCCATCTCAGCCAG TCTTCCCCTCAATCCACACAAACTAGTCCCACCTCCGTACTGGGGACCACAACGGCCATGGTGGCACCCCCTCTCACGTCAGCCAACCGTACCGCCAGCCGTGCAGACTCCAGAATCACCCTCAACATGCCCACTGCG ACCCCTTCCTTCCAGCCAGCTGAGAACAGGTCCCAAACAGAACAACCTGTCAACAAACCGCCTCTTCCCTCCCAACAGGACCAACAGGCACAGGG TAATTCATCATTCAAGAGACAGGCAGGTCGGCCGGTCCGGAGCGGTAAGAACCGCAGTACTTCCCACAGTCCGTCCGGGAACAAGGGGCGCAGGAACGCCAGCGGCTCCGACAGTGACATGGAGAGGAAGAGACCGAAACGGAGGGGCAAACTTCTCCGGCGGAAAGCACGAG GCAAGAAAATGTCAGATGTCCCGGTGCAGGAAGATCAGGAGTCCATACCAGTAGAGGGTACAGCCATCCAGCTAGATGGCAATAAGG GGAAGGGCATGTCTGATGCACCAGTGCAGGTGGACCCAGCTTCCATTCCAATAGAGGGCGCTGCTGTACACCTGCTGCCACAGCAGGAAAAGCTATCACCACG AGGTCCGGTTGATGGAGGGGACAGTGCCGTTGGTGGTGGGAGGGCAGGCAGAGATCAG AATGTTGTATCGTGCGAGGTTGTCGACCTTAACTCCATCAAAGGTCCGTCCCGAGGGAAGGGGAATACCTACTGGATCGACTTCTAA
- the LOC136428035 gene encoding cytosolic carboxypeptidase-like protein 5 isoform X3, with amino-acid sequence MEVRCGGLLFTSKFDSGNLARVERCCRDDSDEGGGPGGSPLTPDFEFNVWTKPDAAGTPHENGNRSWFHFGVRGYPPGKLLKINIMNMNKQGKLYSQGMTPLYKTIPHQPKWQRIRDKPTYETDNGNFILSFTHRFAETRGGTTYFTFCYPWSYTECQERLTQLDEKFSACKDLDPKSTPDCLYYKRELVTLSIDKNRIDLITITSCHGMLDEREPRLEKLFPEKDEPRPHKFKGKRVFFLSSRVHPGETPASFVFNGFLDFILREEDPRARQLRKQYVFKLIPLLNPDGVARGHYRTDQRGVNLNRMYLTPDPVLHPSVFAAKSILIYHHVHNRVVQPTNSPRHENSRIQPSPSQAKDNSANERRTQNGTTETSTSDKENLDENRPTVGESEEISPQTSGENLCDQTRKMSIADQESQCSSPEHDVKDGSIQQSSSDSSMWTSDSSASISVTEKDVEFYRSIPHNESGVAFYVDLHGHASKRGCFIYGNHFDNDMEAVECMLFPKLISLNSAHFDFPGCNFTEKNMYTKDKRDGMSKEGSGRVAMYKTIGIIHSYTLECNYNMGRMTNCIAAATMDNGRATPPPMAGFPPKYTPEHFEEVGRAMAIAALDITDTNPWSRIAHSEHTCVYNLRQWMHRYVRSLRGAPPMPRRMARVTSKTSSMIASATGHPPSTSLTRQLSNSDSSSVGGSPVRVPNQATARNQALNTGRNPPQPPIRRNPPGVSKPLAPVKVSPHPPVKCLPMKPVTMYSQPSGMCVNILTDQLPVVRLRYTKTERLRRQRTMAIAGNIQSSTSTTATSVSPTSRSPTHPVTLTLTTSPTVPTTNILSTPVTSTTHHVHIGKAANAVTHYIHIGSSSAGHNTSAPQQTTVALDPATMSNVYKISAGGFSPRGATPQYVTTMTSSILPISVVNPSVMYGPMQLTSISKGTMQGSVRRRESCNSAERRKLGQLKYSHSLDSSLMDEQLLHLSQSSPQSTQTSPTSVLGTTTAMVAPPLTSANRTASRADSRITLNMPTATPSFQPAENRSQTEQPVNKPPLPSQQDQQAQGNSSFKRQAGRPVRSGKNRSTSHSPSGNKGRRNASGSDSDMERKRPKRRGKLLRRKARGKGMSDAPVQVDPASIPIEGAAVHLLPQQEKLSPRMLYRARLSTLTPSKVRPEGRGIPTGSTSKVRSEVEAPLTLDDASVFERSDLQREVSSLMEQHPAPVSPHGEE; translated from the exons ATGGAAGTCCGCTGTGGAGGCCTGCTCTTCACCTCCAAATTTGACTCAG GAAACCTTGCCCGTGTGGAGCGATGCTGTCGTGACGACTCTGATGAAGGCGGGGGCCCAGGGGGCAGCCCACTCACACCTGACTTTGAGTTCAACGTGTGGACCAAGCCCGACGCTGCAGGAACACCCCATGAAAATGGCAACAG GTCATGGTTCCATTTTGGGGTCAGAGGTTACCCGCCGGGAAAGTTGCTCAAGATCAACATCATGAACATGAACAAGCAGGGGAAGCTGTACAGTCAGGGGATGACCCCCCTCTACAAAACCATCCCACATCAACCCAAGTGGCAGAGGATAAGGGACAAACCCACCTACGAG ACGGATAATGGCAATTTCATCCTGTCCTTTACGCACCGGTTTGCTGAGACACGAGGAGGAACCACATACTTCACGTTCTGCTACCCTTGGTCTTACACCGAGTGCCAAGAAAGACTGACTCAGCTCGATGAAAAGTTCTCAGCCTGCAAAGACCTGGATCCCAAAAG TACCCCAGACTGTCTGTACTACAAACGCGAGCTGGTCACCCTCTCCATAGACAAGAACCGCATCGATCTCATCACCATCACGTCCTGCCACGGCATGCTGGACGAACGGGAGCCGCGGCTGGAAAAACTCTTCCCGGAGAAGGATGAACCACGCCCACACAAGTTCAAGGGCAAGAGG GTGTTTTTCCTGAGTAGCCGGGTGCACCCAGGGGAAACTCCCGCCAGTTTCGTCTTTAACGGTTTCCTGGACTTCATCCTCCGGGAAGAAGACCCAAGGGCACGACAGCTGCGCAAGCAGTACGTCTTCAAACTCATCCCCCTGCTCAACCCAGACGGGGTGGCTCGAGGACACTACAG GACTGACCAGCGTGGGGTGAATCTAAACCGGATGTACCTCACCCCCGACCCTGTGTTACACCCTTCTGTGTTTGCTGCTAAGTCCATTCTCATCTACCACCATGTCCACAACCGTGTCGTCCAGCCCACAAACTCACCCAGGCACGAAAACTCTAGAATTCAGCCAAGTCCCTCCCAAGCCAAAGATAACAGTGCCAATGAGCGAAGGACTCAAAATGGGACGACTGAAACCAGCACCAGTGATAAAGAGAATCTTGATGAAAATAGACCAACTGTAGGAGAGTCTGAAGAAATCAGTCCACAGACTTCCGGTGAAAATCTGTGTGACCAGACTCGCAAGATGAGTATAGCCGACCAAGAGTCTCAATGTAGTAGTCCCGAACACGATGTGAAAGATGGGTCCATACAGCAAAGTTCCTCGGACAGTAGCATGTGGACCAGCGACAGTTCGGCCAGTATTAGTGTTACGGAAAAGGACGTGGAGTTTTACCGCTCTATCCCGCACAACGAGAGCGGAGTCGCGTTCTATGTGGACCTGCACGGTCATGCGTCAAAGCGAGGCTGCTTCATATACGGGAACCACTTTGACAACGACATGGAGGCTGTGGAATGTATGCTGTTTCCCAAGTTGATCTCACTCAACAGCGCACATTTTGACTTTCCAG GGTGCAATTTCACAGAGAAGAATATGTACACCAAAGACAAGAGAGATGGCATGTCCAAGGAGGGAAGTGGCAGAGTGGCCATGTACAAAACAATAGGCATCAtacatag CTATACACTGGAGTGTAACTATAACATGGGCCGAATGACCAACTGTATCGCTGCGGCGACCATGGACAACGGCCGTGCCACACCTCCCCCCATGGCTGGCTTCCCTCCTAAATACACGCCTGAACACTTTGAAGAG GTGGGAAGAGCCATGGCCATAGCAGCCCTGGATATCACCGACACAAACCCCTGGTCGCGTATTGCTCACTCTGAGCACACCTGTGTCTACAACCTCCGCCAATGGATGCACCGCTACGTACGCAGTCTACGCGGGGCTCCCCCCATGCCGCGTAGGATGGCCCGTGTCACCTCGAAAACATCGAG tatgATTGCCTCAGCAACTGGACACCCCCCCTCCACCAGCCTGACCCGTCAGCTGTCCAACAGTGACAGCAGTAGTGTCGGAGGCAGCCCCGTCCGCGTCCCCAACCAGGCTACGGCACGGAACCAGGCCCTGAACACGGGCAGGAACCCTCCCCAACCCCCCATCAGGAGGAACCCCCCGGGGGTCAGCAAACCCCTCGCTCCTGTTAAAG TCTCTCCCCACCCACCTGTTAAGTGCCTCCCCATGAAGCCTGTTACCATGTACAGCCAGCCATCCGGCATGTGTGTCAATATACTGACAGACCAGCTCCCAGTGGTCAGGCTACGAT ACACCAAGACGGAACGCCTCCGACGCCAACGCACAATGGCCATCGCGGGAAATATCCAGAGCTCTACCTCCACGACAGCGACAAGCGTTAGCCCGACCTCACGTTCGCCAACCCACCCCGTCACCCTCACCCTTACAACCTCCCCCACCGTGCCAACCACGAACATACTCTCCACCCCTGTCACCTCCACAACACATCATGTGCACATAGGGAAGGCTGCCAACGCTGTCACACATTATATCCACATCGGAAGCAGTAGTGCGGGTCATAACACAAGTGCGCCTCAGCAGACCACAGTTGCCCTTGATCCTGCTACGATGTCGAACGTGTACAAAATATCAGCGGGCGGTTTCTCCCCAAGGGGGGCGACTCCACAGTATGTGAcgacaatgacgtcatcaatactGCCCATCAGTGTAGTAAACCCATCGGTAATGTATGGACCCATGCAGCTGACAAGTATATCAAAAGGTACTATGCAAGGCTCTGTTCGAAGACGGGAAAGCTGCAACAGTGCGGAGAGAAGGAAGCTCGGACAGCTGAAGTATTCCCACTCCTTGGACAGCTCCTTGATGGATGAGCAGCTTCTCCATCTCAGCCAG TCTTCCCCTCAATCCACACAAACTAGTCCCACCTCCGTACTGGGGACCACAACGGCCATGGTGGCACCCCCTCTCACGTCAGCCAACCGTACCGCCAGCCGTGCAGACTCCAGAATCACCCTCAACATGCCCACTGCG ACCCCTTCCTTCCAGCCAGCTGAGAACAGGTCCCAAACAGAACAACCTGTCAACAAACCGCCTCTTCCCTCCCAACAGGACCAACAGGCACAGGG TAATTCATCATTCAAGAGACAGGCAGGTCGGCCGGTCCGGAGCGGTAAGAACCGCAGTACTTCCCACAGTCCGTCCGGGAACAAGGGGCGCAGGAACGCCAGCGGCTCCGACAGTGACATGGAGAGGAAGAGACCGAAACGGAGGGGCAAACTTCTCCGGCGGAAAGCACGAG GGAAGGGCATGTCTGATGCACCAGTGCAGGTGGACCCAGCTTCCATTCCAATAGAGGGCGCTGCTGTACACCTGCTGCCACAGCAGGAAAAGCTATCACCACG AATGTTGTATCGTGCGAGGTTGTCGACCTTAACTCCATCAAAGGTCCGTCCCGAGGGAAGGGGAATACCTACTGGATCGACTTCTAAAGTCCGGTCAGAGGTGGAGGCCCCCCTAACCTTGGATGATGCTTCAGTGTTTGAGAGATCAGATCTTCAGAGGGAGGTTTCCAGTCTGATGGAACAGCATCCAGCACCTGTTAGTCCTCATGGAGAGGAATGA
- the LOC136428035 gene encoding cytosolic carboxypeptidase-like protein 5 isoform X4 — MEVRCGGLLFTSKFDSGNLARVERCCRDDSDEGGGPGGSPLTPDFEFNVWTKPDAAGTPHENGNRSWFHFGVRGYPPGKLLKINIMNMNKQGKLYSQGMTPLYKTIPHQPKWQRIRDKPTYETDNGNFILSFTHRFAETRGGTTYFTFCYPWSYTECQERLTQLDEKFSACKDLDPKSTPDCLYYKRELVTLSIDKNRIDLITITSCHGMLDEREPRLEKLFPEKDEPRPHKFKGKRVFFLSSRVHPGETPASFVFNGFLDFILREEDPRARQLRKQYVFKLIPLLNPDGVARGHYRTDQRGVNLNRMYLTPDPVLHPSVFAAKSILIYHHVHNRVVQPTNSPRHENSRIQPSPSQAKDNSANERRTQNGTTETSTSDKENLDENRPTVGESEEISPQTSGENLCDQTRKMSIADQESQCSSPEHDVKDGSIQQSSSDSSMWTSDSSASISVTEKDVEFYRSIPHNESGVAFYVDLHGHASKRGCFIYGNHFDNDMEAVECMLFPKLISLNSAHFDFPGCNFTEKNMYTKDKRDGMSKEGSGRVAMYKTIGIIHSYTLECNYNMGRMTNCIAAATMDNGRATPPPMAGFPPKYTPEHFEEVGRAMAIAALDITDTNPWSRIAHSEHTCVYNLRQWMHRYVRSLRGAPPMPRRMARVTSKTSSMIASATGHPPSTSLTRQLSNSDSSSVGGSPVRVPNQATARNQALNTGRNPPQPPIRRNPPGVSKPLAPVKDTKTERLRRQRTMAIAGNIQSSTSTTATSVSPTSRSPTHPVTLTLTTSPTVPTTNILSTPVTSTTHHVHIGKAANAVTHYIHIGSSSAGHNTSAPQQTTVALDPATMSNVYKISAGGFSPRGATPQYVTTMTSSILPISVVNPSVMYGPMQLTSISKGTMQGSVRRRESCNSAERRKLGQLKYSHSLDSSLMDEQLLHLSQSSPQSTQTSPTSVLGTTTAMVAPPLTSANRTASRADSRITLNMPTATPSFQPAENRSQTEQPVNKPPLPSQQDQQAQGNSSFKRQAGRPVRSGKNRSTSHSPSGNKGRRNASGSDSDMERKRPKRRGKLLRRKARGKKMSDVPVQEDQESIPVEGTAIQLDGNKGKGMSDAPVQVDPASIPIEGAAVHLLPQQEKLSPRMLYRARLSTLTPSKVRPEGRGIPTGSTSKVRSEVEAPLTLDDASVFERSDLQREVSSLMEQHPAPVSPHGEE; from the exons ATGGAAGTCCGCTGTGGAGGCCTGCTCTTCACCTCCAAATTTGACTCAG GAAACCTTGCCCGTGTGGAGCGATGCTGTCGTGACGACTCTGATGAAGGCGGGGGCCCAGGGGGCAGCCCACTCACACCTGACTTTGAGTTCAACGTGTGGACCAAGCCCGACGCTGCAGGAACACCCCATGAAAATGGCAACAG GTCATGGTTCCATTTTGGGGTCAGAGGTTACCCGCCGGGAAAGTTGCTCAAGATCAACATCATGAACATGAACAAGCAGGGGAAGCTGTACAGTCAGGGGATGACCCCCCTCTACAAAACCATCCCACATCAACCCAAGTGGCAGAGGATAAGGGACAAACCCACCTACGAG ACGGATAATGGCAATTTCATCCTGTCCTTTACGCACCGGTTTGCTGAGACACGAGGAGGAACCACATACTTCACGTTCTGCTACCCTTGGTCTTACACCGAGTGCCAAGAAAGACTGACTCAGCTCGATGAAAAGTTCTCAGCCTGCAAAGACCTGGATCCCAAAAG TACCCCAGACTGTCTGTACTACAAACGCGAGCTGGTCACCCTCTCCATAGACAAGAACCGCATCGATCTCATCACCATCACGTCCTGCCACGGCATGCTGGACGAACGGGAGCCGCGGCTGGAAAAACTCTTCCCGGAGAAGGATGAACCACGCCCACACAAGTTCAAGGGCAAGAGG GTGTTTTTCCTGAGTAGCCGGGTGCACCCAGGGGAAACTCCCGCCAGTTTCGTCTTTAACGGTTTCCTGGACTTCATCCTCCGGGAAGAAGACCCAAGGGCACGACAGCTGCGCAAGCAGTACGTCTTCAAACTCATCCCCCTGCTCAACCCAGACGGGGTGGCTCGAGGACACTACAG GACTGACCAGCGTGGGGTGAATCTAAACCGGATGTACCTCACCCCCGACCCTGTGTTACACCCTTCTGTGTTTGCTGCTAAGTCCATTCTCATCTACCACCATGTCCACAACCGTGTCGTCCAGCCCACAAACTCACCCAGGCACGAAAACTCTAGAATTCAGCCAAGTCCCTCCCAAGCCAAAGATAACAGTGCCAATGAGCGAAGGACTCAAAATGGGACGACTGAAACCAGCACCAGTGATAAAGAGAATCTTGATGAAAATAGACCAACTGTAGGAGAGTCTGAAGAAATCAGTCCACAGACTTCCGGTGAAAATCTGTGTGACCAGACTCGCAAGATGAGTATAGCCGACCAAGAGTCTCAATGTAGTAGTCCCGAACACGATGTGAAAGATGGGTCCATACAGCAAAGTTCCTCGGACAGTAGCATGTGGACCAGCGACAGTTCGGCCAGTATTAGTGTTACGGAAAAGGACGTGGAGTTTTACCGCTCTATCCCGCACAACGAGAGCGGAGTCGCGTTCTATGTGGACCTGCACGGTCATGCGTCAAAGCGAGGCTGCTTCATATACGGGAACCACTTTGACAACGACATGGAGGCTGTGGAATGTATGCTGTTTCCCAAGTTGATCTCACTCAACAGCGCACATTTTGACTTTCCAG GGTGCAATTTCACAGAGAAGAATATGTACACCAAAGACAAGAGAGATGGCATGTCCAAGGAGGGAAGTGGCAGAGTGGCCATGTACAAAACAATAGGCATCAtacatag CTATACACTGGAGTGTAACTATAACATGGGCCGAATGACCAACTGTATCGCTGCGGCGACCATGGACAACGGCCGTGCCACACCTCCCCCCATGGCTGGCTTCCCTCCTAAATACACGCCTGAACACTTTGAAGAG GTGGGAAGAGCCATGGCCATAGCAGCCCTGGATATCACCGACACAAACCCCTGGTCGCGTATTGCTCACTCTGAGCACACCTGTGTCTACAACCTCCGCCAATGGATGCACCGCTACGTACGCAGTCTACGCGGGGCTCCCCCCATGCCGCGTAGGATGGCCCGTGTCACCTCGAAAACATCGAG tatgATTGCCTCAGCAACTGGACACCCCCCCTCCACCAGCCTGACCCGTCAGCTGTCCAACAGTGACAGCAGTAGTGTCGGAGGCAGCCCCGTCCGCGTCCCCAACCAGGCTACGGCACGGAACCAGGCCCTGAACACGGGCAGGAACCCTCCCCAACCCCCCATCAGGAGGAACCCCCCGGGGGTCAGCAAACCCCTCGCTCCTGTTAAAG ACACCAAGACGGAACGCCTCCGACGCCAACGCACAATGGCCATCGCGGGAAATATCCAGAGCTCTACCTCCACGACAGCGACAAGCGTTAGCCCGACCTCACGTTCGCCAACCCACCCCGTCACCCTCACCCTTACAACCTCCCCCACCGTGCCAACCACGAACATACTCTCCACCCCTGTCACCTCCACAACACATCATGTGCACATAGGGAAGGCTGCCAACGCTGTCACACATTATATCCACATCGGAAGCAGTAGTGCGGGTCATAACACAAGTGCGCCTCAGCAGACCACAGTTGCCCTTGATCCTGCTACGATGTCGAACGTGTACAAAATATCAGCGGGCGGTTTCTCCCCAAGGGGGGCGACTCCACAGTATGTGAcgacaatgacgtcatcaatactGCCCATCAGTGTAGTAAACCCATCGGTAATGTATGGACCCATGCAGCTGACAAGTATATCAAAAGGTACTATGCAAGGCTCTGTTCGAAGACGGGAAAGCTGCAACAGTGCGGAGAGAAGGAAGCTCGGACAGCTGAAGTATTCCCACTCCTTGGACAGCTCCTTGATGGATGAGCAGCTTCTCCATCTCAGCCAG TCTTCCCCTCAATCCACACAAACTAGTCCCACCTCCGTACTGGGGACCACAACGGCCATGGTGGCACCCCCTCTCACGTCAGCCAACCGTACCGCCAGCCGTGCAGACTCCAGAATCACCCTCAACATGCCCACTGCG ACCCCTTCCTTCCAGCCAGCTGAGAACAGGTCCCAAACAGAACAACCTGTCAACAAACCGCCTCTTCCCTCCCAACAGGACCAACAGGCACAGGG TAATTCATCATTCAAGAGACAGGCAGGTCGGCCGGTCCGGAGCGGTAAGAACCGCAGTACTTCCCACAGTCCGTCCGGGAACAAGGGGCGCAGGAACGCCAGCGGCTCCGACAGTGACATGGAGAGGAAGAGACCGAAACGGAGGGGCAAACTTCTCCGGCGGAAAGCACGAG GCAAGAAAATGTCAGATGTCCCGGTGCAGGAAGATCAGGAGTCCATACCAGTAGAGGGTACAGCCATCCAGCTAGATGGCAATAAGG GGAAGGGCATGTCTGATGCACCAGTGCAGGTGGACCCAGCTTCCATTCCAATAGAGGGCGCTGCTGTACACCTGCTGCCACAGCAGGAAAAGCTATCACCACG AATGTTGTATCGTGCGAGGTTGTCGACCTTAACTCCATCAAAGGTCCGTCCCGAGGGAAGGGGAATACCTACTGGATCGACTTCTAAAGTCCGGTCAGAGGTGGAGGCCCCCCTAACCTTGGATGATGCTTCAGTGTTTGAGAGATCAGATCTTCAGAGGGAGGTTTCCAGTCTGATGGAACAGCATCCAGCACCTGTTAGTCCTCATGGAGAGGAATGA